The proteins below are encoded in one region of Juglans microcarpa x Juglans regia isolate MS1-56 chromosome 4D, Jm3101_v1.0, whole genome shotgun sequence:
- the LOC121260806 gene encoding FCS-Like Zinc finger 8-like isoform X2, translated as MLRNRSRAVTSKQSLMADHSSQQYPTQKRTRPIPSFFGSPRFRAFTAKGLSESEAVMSPTSILDTFSYDGSQPKSGKTFSENKHSWDKMDSKGIALALLDTINDGSNEENSSKPSNGKVLFGTRLRVQIPPLTLTTHSPNESPISPGDFGIKTRNLQLSEFASTSSGIQTKDSPRVVKASLSVREMELSEDYTCVISHGPIPRTTRIFNNCIVETYYSLPGEHKSSSENFLSFCYTCKKNLEQTEDIYIYRGEKAFCSHDCRYQEMLLDGLENSEFEDGHKEFS; from the exons ATGCTGAGAAATAGATCCAGAGCAGTGACCAGCAAGCAATCTTTAATGGCTGATCACAGCTCTCAACAATATCCCACCCAAAAACGCACCAGGCCAATCCCATCTTTCTTTGGCTCTCCAAGATTCAGAGCTTTCACAGCAAAGGGTCTCTCTGAGAGTGAAGCAGTGATGAGTCCAACCTCAATTCTCGACACTTTCTCATACGACGGAAGCCAACCAAAATCCGGAAAAACTTTCTCAGAAAACAAACACTCATGGGATAAAATGGACTCAAAAGGCATTGCACTTGCTCTTTTAGATACTATCAACGATGGAAGTAATGAAGAGAATTCTTCTAAACCCAGCAATGGAAAGGTTCTCTTTGGTACAAGGCTTAGAGTTCAAATTCCTCCCCTGACACTCACTACACATTCTCCAAATGAGTCTCCAATATCTCCGGGTGATTTTGGAATCAAGACCCGGAATTTGCAATTATCAGAATTTGCTTCTACCAGTTCTGGCATTCAAACAAAGGATTCTCCACGAGTTGTCAAGGCTAGTCTCTCTGTGAGAGAGATGGAGCTGTCTGAGGATTATACATGCGTGATATCTCACGGGCCTATTCCAAGAACCACTCGTATATTTAATAACTGCATTGTGGAGACCTATTATTCTTTGCCGGGTGAGCATAAGTCTTCCTCGGAGAATTTCCTCAGCTTCTGCTACACCTGCAAGAAGAATCTTGAACAGACTGAAGACATTTACATTTACAG GGGTGAGAAAGCCTTTTGCAGTCATGATTGCCGCTACCAAGAAATGCTGTTAGACGGATTGGAGAATTCAGAATTTGAGGATGGCCATAAAGAATTTTCTTGA
- the LOC121260786 gene encoding tRNA (guanine-N(7)-)-methyltransferase non-catalytic subunit wdr4-like, whose amino-acid sequence MEDAPIEDGENHKDIEVAPALISVHPAQESVAVTVGSELRVFDLHGGSAVSLVDESHGPFHKDSIRAIRYGANGKLFVSAGDDKLVKIWSTESWHCICTVSSEKRVTAVALSNDGLHVCFADKFGVVWVVDLDSVDSNQALVNKKAVQMLAHYCSIITSLEFSPDGRFIVSADRDFKIRVTVFPKKPSDGAHEIQSFCLGHTEFVSCLAFVSTSEYPQGFLVSGSGDSTVRLWNISSGSLLDTCEVEVKAGLLESNRRGEECNSAITDLCTIPDCTMIAVAIQSLQGIVLLSCDLSARTLSIAKVVSIMGETFIPTSSRASFSAGLLWMVAGVSNLRGFDHPSLARVRIISGFNKSNLDPQEFEPIVLKDNEIPGGYKLLEKLQGSVAVEEKVFLAAAEAVKAAMSNLLVKKQYSVEKREFRKRTRNDRKTKQ is encoded by the exons ATGGAGGATGCTCCAATAGAAGACGGAGAGAACCACAAAGATATTGAGGTGGCTCCGGCTCTAATCTCGGTTCATCCGGCCCAGGAATCCGTCGCTGTCACCGTCGGGTCGGAACTCCGTGTCTTCGACCTTCA TGGAGGTAGTGCAGTTTCTTTGGTGGATGAGTCCCATGGGCCATTTCATAAGGATTCCATTAGAGCTATTCGCTATGGTGCAAACGGGAAACTCTTTGTATCTGCAGGTGATGATAAACTTGTCAAGATATGGTCCACGGAGTCTTGGCACTGCATTTGTACTGT GTCCTCCGAGAAAAGAGTGACTGCAGTTGCCCTGAGCAATGATGGTTTGCATGTCTGTTTTGCTGACAAATTTGGTGTTGTTTGGGTTGTGGACCTGGATAGCGTCGATAGCAATCAAGCTTTAGTCAATAAGAAGGCAGTACAAATGCTTGCTCACTACTGTAGCATCATCACTAGCCTG GAATTTTCACCGGATGGGAGGTTTATTGTTAGTGCTGATCGGGATTTCAAAATTCGT GTTACTGTGTTTCCCAAGAAGCCTTCAGATGGAGCTCATGAGATACAAAGCTTTTGCCTTGGTCATACTGA ATTTGTTTCCTGCCTTGCCTTTGTTTCTACTTCAGAGTACCCCCAGGGATTTCTTGTCTCTGGAAGTGGTGATTCAACA GTTCGCTTATGGAATATTTCATCTGGATCTCTCCTTGATACTTGTGAAGTTGAAGTGAAG GCTGGTCTTTTAGAGTCTAATAGAAGAGGAGAGGAATGCAATTCCGCTATTACTGATCTTTGCACCATCCCAGATTGTACAATGATTGCGGTCGCTATTCAAAG CTTGCAAGGAATAGTGCTGTTGAGCTGTGACCTTTCTGCTCGAACCCTTTCAATTGCAAAG GTGGTTTCAATCATGGGAGAGACATTCATTCCTACAAGCTCAAGGGCTAGCTTTTCTGCGGGACTATTGTGGATGGTAGCAGGTGTCTCTAACTTGCGTGGTTTCGATCATCCTTCTTTGGCTCGGGTTAGGATTATCTCAGGTTTTAACAAAAGCAACCTCGACCCTCAAGAGTTTGAACCAATCGTCTTGAAAGATAATGAGATTCCTGGCGGATATAAACTGCTTGAAAAGTTGCAGGGAAGTGTGGCGGTGGAGGAAAAGGTTTTCCTGGCAGCTGCTGAAGCTGTGAAAGCAGCAATGAGCAATTTGCTAGTTAAAAAGCAGTACTCTGTGGAGAAACGAGAATTTAGAAAGAGAACTAGAAATGATAGAAAAACCAAACAGTGA
- the LOC121260806 gene encoding FCS-Like Zinc finger 8-like isoform X1: MLRNRSRAVTSKQSLMADHSSQQYPTQKRTRPIPSFFGSPRFRAFTAKGLSESEAVMSPTSILDTFSYDGSQPKSGKTFSENKHSWDKMDSKGIALALLDTINDGSNEENSSKPSNGKVLFGTRLRVQIPPLTLTTHSPNESPISPGDFGIKTRNLQLSEFASTSSGIQTKDSPRVVKASLSVREMELSEDYTCVISHGPIPRTTRIFNNCIVETYYSLPGEHKSSSENFLSFCYTCKKNLEQTEDIYIYRFGPVPSFELRIQKMSFLLYFGLESKYGATTENIETGRDRFLQKTLTRVCVYIYIYIYICFCRP, encoded by the exons ATGCTGAGAAATAGATCCAGAGCAGTGACCAGCAAGCAATCTTTAATGGCTGATCACAGCTCTCAACAATATCCCACCCAAAAACGCACCAGGCCAATCCCATCTTTCTTTGGCTCTCCAAGATTCAGAGCTTTCACAGCAAAGGGTCTCTCTGAGAGTGAAGCAGTGATGAGTCCAACCTCAATTCTCGACACTTTCTCATACGACGGAAGCCAACCAAAATCCGGAAAAACTTTCTCAGAAAACAAACACTCATGGGATAAAATGGACTCAAAAGGCATTGCACTTGCTCTTTTAGATACTATCAACGATGGAAGTAATGAAGAGAATTCTTCTAAACCCAGCAATGGAAAGGTTCTCTTTGGTACAAGGCTTAGAGTTCAAATTCCTCCCCTGACACTCACTACACATTCTCCAAATGAGTCTCCAATATCTCCGGGTGATTTTGGAATCAAGACCCGGAATTTGCAATTATCAGAATTTGCTTCTACCAGTTCTGGCATTCAAACAAAGGATTCTCCACGAGTTGTCAAGGCTAGTCTCTCTGTGAGAGAGATGGAGCTGTCTGAGGATTATACATGCGTGATATCTCACGGGCCTATTCCAAGAACCACTCGTATATTTAATAACTGCATTGTGGAGACCTATTATTCTTTGCCGGGTGAGCATAAGTCTTCCTCGGAGAATTTCCTCAGCTTCTGCTACACCTGCAAGAAGAATCTTGAACAGACTGAAGACATTTACATTTACAGGTTTGGTCCAGTTCCTTCTTTTGAAT TAAGGATCCAGAAAATGTCGTTTCTGCTATATTTTGGTCTTGAATCCAAATATGGTGCTACGACCGAGAATATAGAAACTGGACGAGATAGATTTTTACAGAAAACTCTTACGcgcgtgtgtgtatatatatatatatatatatatatttgtttttgtaggcCTTAA